In the genome of Drosophila subpulchrella strain 33 F10 #4 breed RU33 chromosome 2L, RU_Dsub_v1.1 Primary Assembly, whole genome shotgun sequence, one region contains:
- the LOC119547904 gene encoding uncharacterized protein LOC119547904: protein MAFFLFRLALVAGAVYGTQELGIWESADHTQELFEDAKREVSPFAEDLMGRFCCWRCEKCDPDVEVKPWQESMVDAWNDTVKKTFNALGVQVPLYYNRFSEDLQQGIDDLVNNNEDVVTDPKDGSK, encoded by the coding sequence ATGGCTTTCTTCCTTTTCCGATTGGCTCTGGTGGCTGGTGCGGTTTATGGCACCCAAGAGTTGGGTATTTGGGAAAGTGCCGACCACACACAGGAGCTATTCGAAGACGCCAAGCGCGAGGTGAGTCCCTTTGCCGAGGACCTGATGGGCCGATTCTGCTGCTGGCGCTGCGAGAAGTGCGATCCCGACGTAGAGGTCAAGCCGTGGCAGGAGTCCATGGTGGATGCCTGGAACGATACGGTCAAGAAGACCTTTAACGCCCTGGGTGTCCAGGTGCCCTTGTACTACAACCGCTTCTCGGAAGACTTGCAGCAGGGCATCGACGACTTGGTGAACAACAATGAAGACGTAGTTACCGACCCTAAAGATGGCTCAAAATAA